In one window of Drosophila ananassae strain 14024-0371.13 chromosome XR, ASM1763931v2, whole genome shotgun sequence DNA:
- the LOC6505263 gene encoding protein retinal degeneration B isoform X1 → MLIKEYRIPLPLTVEEYRIAQLYMIAKKSREESHGEGSGVEIIINEPYKDGPGGNGQYTKKIYHVGNHLPGWIKSLLPKSALTVEEEAWNAYPYTRTRYTCPFVEKFSLDIETYYYPDNGYQENVFQLSGSDLRNRIVDVIDIVKDQLWGGDYVKEEDPKHFVSDKTGRGPLGEDWLEEYWREVKGKKQPTGRNMSLMTAYKICRVEFRYWGMQTKLEKFIHDVALRKMMLRAHRQAWAWQDEWHGLTIEDIRELERQTQLALAKKMGGGEECSDDSVSEPYVSTATSAVASAGPTGSERKKSAPAIPPIVTQQPPSAEASSDEEEGEEEEEDDEDENDAIGTGVDLSAAQSSSSAQRSRSQSIQMANKAKFGSKGALHSPVGSAHSFDLQSKKPHAKTVPRRHVANWRMERLEVDSKSNSDEEFFDCLDTNETNSLAKWSSLELLGEGDDSPPPHGGPSSAGSSEGRGNSRQEDSIFNQDFLMRVASERGNKRQLRSSASVDRSHDSSPPGSPSTPSCPTTILILVVHAGSVLDAASELTAKKSDVTTFRGSFEAVMRQHYPSLLTHVTIKMVPCPSICTDALGILSSLSPYSFDASPSAADIPNIADVPIGAIPLLSVASPEFQETVNKTVAAANIVYHEFLKSEEGHGFSGQIVMLGDSMGSLLAYEALCRSNGSQPGTASNSGGDASSTTNVNPHNLLSARHSRLDDEERFIEADLDAKRLLVAPSPRRRRSSSSSDSRAIKLDFDVCDFFMFGSPLSVVLAARKLHDSKAALTRPNCHQVYNLFHPTDPIASRLEPLLSARFSILAPVNVPRYAKYPLGNGQPLHLLEVIQSHPQHFNDGNHLLAGRRLSDASMQSTISGLIENVSLSTIHSLQNKWWGTKRLDYALYCPEGLSNFPAHALPHLFHASYWESPDVIAFILRQIGKFEGIPFVGSNDDKDNAAFHPGQPREKWIKKRTSVKLKNVAANHRANDVIVQEGREQRLNARFMYGPLDMITLHGEKVDVHIMKDPPAGEWTFLSTEVTDKNGRISYSIPDQVSLGYGIYPVKMVVRGDHTSVDCYMAVVPPLTECVVFSIDGSFTASMSVTGRDPKVRAGAVDVCRHWQELGYLLIYITGRPDMQQQRVVSWLSQHNFPHGLISFADGLSTDPLGHKTAYLNNLVQNHGISITAAYGSSKDISVYTNVGMRPDQIFIVGKVSKKLQSNATVLSDGYAAHLAGLQAVGGSRPAKGNARMVIPRGCFNLPGQTANPRRRSIAFELQLANISPGNSNSNSNSNIGGNNSPCSSNSILLAQLIEEAIAKDTSTPVA, encoded by the exons atgcTGATCAAGGAGTACCGCATCCCATTGCCCCTCACTGTGGAGGAGTATCGGATCGCTCAGCTCTATATGATAGCG AAGAAGAGCCGGGAGGAGAGTCATGGCGAGGGCAGTGGCGTCGAAATTATCATCAATGAGCCGTACAAGGACGGACCCGGCGGCAATGGCCAGTACACGAAAAAGATATACCATGTCGGGAATCATCTACCAGGCTGGATCAAGA GCCTCCTGCCGAAGAGCGCTCTAActgtggaggaggaggcgtGGAATGCCTATCCCTATACCAGGACACGCTACACTTGCCCCTTCGTGGAGAAGTTCTCGCTGGACATTGAGACGTACTATTATCCGGACAATGGCTATCAGGAGAATGTCTTCCAGTTATCTGGCAGTGATCTAAGGAATCGTATCGTAG ATGTCATTGATATCGTTAAGGACCAGCTATGGGGTGGTGATTATGTGAAGGAGGAGGATCCCAAACACTTTGTTTCGGACAAGACGGGACGTGGTCCGCTCGGTGAGGATTGGCTGGAGGAGTATTGGCGCGAGGTGAAGGGCAAGAAACAGCCGACCGGCCGCAACATGTCCCTGATGACCGCCTACAAGATCTGCCGTGTGGAGTTCCGCTACTGGGGCATGCAGACCAAGCTGGAGAAGTTCATACATGATGTGGCCCTGCGCAAAATGATGTTACGGGCTCATCGGCAGGCCTGGGCCTGGCAGGACGAATGGCATGGTCTCACTATCGAGGATATACGCGAGTTGGAGCGACAGACCCAACTGGCCCTGGCCAAGAAGATGGGCGGTGGCGAGGAGTGCAGCGACG ATAGCGTTTCGGAGCCGTATGTTAGTACGGCAACTTCCGCCGTGGCCTCAGCCGGCCCGACTGGAAGTGAGCGGAAGAAGTCCGCTCCGGCCATACCGCCGATTGTCACCCAACAGCCGCCCAGCGCCGAGGCCAGTTCGGATGAGGAAGAgggcgaagaggaggaggaggatgatgAGGACGAGAACGATGCCATCGGCACTGGGGTGGATCTATCCGCCGCCCAGAGCAGCTCCTCCGCCCAGAGATCCCGCTCGCAGAGCATCCAAATGGCCAACAAGGCCAAGTTCGGGTCAAAGGGCGCCCTGCACTCCCCGGTGGGTTCGGCCCACAGCTTTGATCTTCAG tcaaAAAAGCCGCATGCCAAGACAGTGCCACGCAGACAT GTGGCTAATTGGCGGATGGAGCGCCTGGAAGTGGACTCCAAGTCCAACTCCGATGAGGAATTCTTCGACTGTTTGG ACACCAACGAGACCAACTCCCTGGCCAAGTGGAGCTCCCTGGAGCTGTTGGGCGAGGGTGATGACAGCCCGCCGCCACATGGTGGTCCTTCCAGTGCCGGATCCTCGGAAGGACGTGGCAACTCCCGGCAGGAGGACAGCATCTTCAACCAGGACTTCCTGATGCGCGTCGCCTCGGAGCGGGGCAACAAGCGCCAGCTCCGCTCCTCGGCCAGTGTGGATCGCAGCCATGACTCCTCGCCGCCGGGCTCTCCCAGCACCCCGTCGTGCCCCACCACCATCCTGATCCTGGTGGTCCATGCCGGTTCCGTGCTGGACGCCGCCAGTGAGCTGACAGCCAAGAAATCGGACGTTACCACCTTCCGGGGCTCCTTTGAGGCGGTGATGCGTCAGCACTATCCCAGCCTGCTCACCCATGTGACCATTAAGATGGTGCCCTGCCCCTCGATCTGCACCGACGCCCTCGGCATCCTCTCCAGCCTGAGTCCCTACTCCTTTGACGCTTCGCCCTCCGCGGCGGATATACCCAATATAGCTGATGTGCCCATCGGAGCGATACCTCTGCTGTCGGTGGCCTCGCCGGAGTTCCAGGAGACGGTCAACAAGACGGTGGCCGCCGCTAACATAGTCTACCATGAATTCCTGAAATCGGAGGAGGGTCATGGCTTCTCTGGACAGATCGTGATGCTGGGCGATTCCATGGGCTCCCTGCTGGCCTACGAGGCTCTCTGCCGCTCCAATGGCAGCCAACCGGGCACGGCATCCAATTCCGGCGGCGATGCCTCCAGCACCACGAATGTCAATCCCCATAATCTCCTCTCCGCTCGCCACTCGCGCTTGGATGACGAGGAGCGCTTCATAGAGGCCGACCTGGATGCGAAGAGGCTTCTGGTGGCGCCATCACCTCGGCGACGACgctccagctcctccagcgACTCGCGGGCCATCAAGCTGGACTTTGATGTGTGCGACTTCTTCATGTTCGGCTCCCCGCTGTCCGTCGTCCTGGCCGCCCGGAAGCTGCACGACTCCAAGGCCGCTTTGACACGGCCCAACTGCCACCAGGTCTACAATCTTTTCCATCCAACTGATCCGATTGCCTCGCGTCTGGAGCCGCTACTCAGTGCCCGGTTCTCCATCCTGGCGCCGGTTAATGTGCCCCGCTACGCCAAGTATCCTTTGGGAAATGGTCAGCCACTGCATTTAT TGGAGGTGATCCAGTCACATCCGCAGCACTTCAACGATGGCAACCACCTCCTGGCCGGCAGGCGGCTATCCGATGCCTCCATGCAGAGCACCATATCGGGTCTGATTGAGAATGTCTCCCTAAGCACTATCCACTCCC TTCAAAACAAGTGGTGGGGCACCAAGCGTTTGGATTACGCTCTTTACTGCCCCGAGGGACTGAGCAACTTCCCGGCCCACGCCTTGCCCCATCTCTTCCACGCCAGCTACTGGGAGAGCCCGGACGTGATCGCCTTCATCCTGCGCCAGATCGGCAAGTTCGAGGGCATCCCGTTCGTGGGCTCCAATGACGACAAGGACAACGCCGCCTTCCATCCGGGCCAGCCGCGAGAGAAGTGGATCAAGAAGCGCACCTCTGTGAAGCTGAAAAATGTGGCCGCCAATCATCGGGCCAACGATGTGATCGTCCAGGAGGGCAGGGAGCAGCGACTCAACGCCAGGTTCATGTACGGGCCGCTGGACATGATCACCCTGCACGGAGAGAAGGTGGATGTGCACATCATGAAGGATCCGCCAGCGGGCGAGTGGACTTTCCTCAGCACCGAGGTGACCGACAAGAACGGCCGCATATCCTACTCCATTCCCGACCAGGTCTCCCTCGGCTACGGCATCTATCCGGTGAAGATGGTGGTCCGTGGCGATCACACCTCCGTGGACTGCTATATGGCGGTGGTGCCGCCTTTAACCGAATGTGTGGTCTTCAGCATTGATGGATCCTTCACCGCGTCCATGTCGGTGACGGGCAGAGATCCCAAGGTGCGAGCTGGAGCCGTGGACGTCTGCCGGCACTGGCAGGAGCTGGGCTACCTGCTCATCTACATCACTGGGCGACCGGATATGCAGCAGCAGCGCGTCGTCTCCTGGCTGAGCCAGCACAACTTCCCCCACGGCCTGATCTCGTTCGCCGACGGCCTGTCCACCGATCCGCTGGGCCACAAGACGGCCTATCTCAACAATCTGGTCCAGAACCACGGAATCTCAATCACAGCCGCCTACGGCAGCAGCAAGGATATTAGTGTCTACACGAATGTTGGCATGCGACCGGATCAGATATTTATTGTGGGAAAG GTAAGCAAGAAGCTGCAATCCAATGCCACCGTGCTCAGTGACGGCTATGCCGCCCACCTGGCCGGATTGCAGGCGGTGGGCGGGTCCCGTCCGGCCAAGGGGAATGCCCGGATGGTGATACCCAGGGGCTGTTTCAACCTACCCGGCCAGACGGCCAATCCGCGACGCCGAAG
- the LOC6505263 gene encoding protein retinal degeneration B isoform X7 has protein sequence MLIKEYRIPLPLTVEEYRIAQLYMIAKKSREESHGEGSGVEIIINEPYKDGPGGNGQYTKKIYHVGNHLPGWIKSLLPKSALTVEEEAWNAYPYTRTRYTCPFVEKFSLDIETYYYPDNGYQENVFQLSGSDLRNRIVDVIDIVKDQLWGGDYVKEEDPKHFVSDKTGRGPLGEDWLEEYWREVKGKKQPTGRNMSLMTAYKICRVEFRYWGMQTKLEKFIHDVALRKMMLRAHRQAWAWQDEWHGLTIEDIRELERQTQLALAKKMGGGEECSDDSVSEPYVSTATSAVASAGPTGSERKKSAPAIPPIVTQQPPSAEASSDEEEGEEEEEDDEDENDAIGTGVDLSAAQSSSSAQRSRSQSIQMANKAKFGSKGALHSPVGSAHSFDLQVANWRMERLEVDSKSNSDEEFFDCLDTNETNSLAKWSSLELLGEGDDSPPPHGGPSSAGSSEGRGNSRQEDSIFNQDFLMRVASERGNKRQLRSSASVDRSHDSSPPGSPSTPSCPTTILILVVHAGSVLDAASELTAKKSDVTTFRGSFEAVMRQHYPSLLTHVTIKMVPCPSICTDALGILSSLSPYSFDASPSAADIPNIADVPIGAIPLLSVASPEFQETVNKTVAAANIVYHEFLKSEEGHGFSGQIVMLGDSMGSLLAYEALCRSNGSQPGTASNSGGDASSTTNVNPHNLLSARHSRLDDEERFIEADLDAKRLLVAPSPRRRRSSSSSDSRAIKLDFDVCDFFMFGSPLSVVLAARKLHDSKAALTRPNCHQVYNLFHPTDPIASRLEPLLSARFSILAPVNVPRYAKYPLGNGQPLHLLEVIQSHPQHFNDGNHLLAGRRLSDASMQSTISGLIENVSLSTIHSLQNKWWGTKRLDYALYCPEGLSNFPAHALPHLFHASYWESPDVIAFILRQIGKFEGIPFVGSNDDKDNAAFHPGQPREKWIKKRTSVKLKNVAANHRANDVIVQEGREQRLNARFMYGPLDMITLHGEKVDVHIMKDPPAGEWTFLSTEVTDKNGRISYSIPDQVSLGYGIYPVKMVVRGDHTSVDCYMAVVPPLTECVVFSIDGSFTASMSVTGRDPKVRAGAVDVCRHWQELGYLLIYITGRPDMQQQRVVSWLSQHNFPHGLISFADGLSTDPLGHKTAYLNNLVQNHGISITAAYGSSKDISVYTNVGMRPDQIFIVGKVSKKLQSNATVLSDGYAAHLAGLQAVGGSRPAKGNARMVIPRGCFNLPGQTANPRRRRYLERKTVSSCCLMVFQTT, from the exons atgcTGATCAAGGAGTACCGCATCCCATTGCCCCTCACTGTGGAGGAGTATCGGATCGCTCAGCTCTATATGATAGCG AAGAAGAGCCGGGAGGAGAGTCATGGCGAGGGCAGTGGCGTCGAAATTATCATCAATGAGCCGTACAAGGACGGACCCGGCGGCAATGGCCAGTACACGAAAAAGATATACCATGTCGGGAATCATCTACCAGGCTGGATCAAGA GCCTCCTGCCGAAGAGCGCTCTAActgtggaggaggaggcgtGGAATGCCTATCCCTATACCAGGACACGCTACACTTGCCCCTTCGTGGAGAAGTTCTCGCTGGACATTGAGACGTACTATTATCCGGACAATGGCTATCAGGAGAATGTCTTCCAGTTATCTGGCAGTGATCTAAGGAATCGTATCGTAG ATGTCATTGATATCGTTAAGGACCAGCTATGGGGTGGTGATTATGTGAAGGAGGAGGATCCCAAACACTTTGTTTCGGACAAGACGGGACGTGGTCCGCTCGGTGAGGATTGGCTGGAGGAGTATTGGCGCGAGGTGAAGGGCAAGAAACAGCCGACCGGCCGCAACATGTCCCTGATGACCGCCTACAAGATCTGCCGTGTGGAGTTCCGCTACTGGGGCATGCAGACCAAGCTGGAGAAGTTCATACATGATGTGGCCCTGCGCAAAATGATGTTACGGGCTCATCGGCAGGCCTGGGCCTGGCAGGACGAATGGCATGGTCTCACTATCGAGGATATACGCGAGTTGGAGCGACAGACCCAACTGGCCCTGGCCAAGAAGATGGGCGGTGGCGAGGAGTGCAGCGACG ATAGCGTTTCGGAGCCGTATGTTAGTACGGCAACTTCCGCCGTGGCCTCAGCCGGCCCGACTGGAAGTGAGCGGAAGAAGTCCGCTCCGGCCATACCGCCGATTGTCACCCAACAGCCGCCCAGCGCCGAGGCCAGTTCGGATGAGGAAGAgggcgaagaggaggaggaggatgatgAGGACGAGAACGATGCCATCGGCACTGGGGTGGATCTATCCGCCGCCCAGAGCAGCTCCTCCGCCCAGAGATCCCGCTCGCAGAGCATCCAAATGGCCAACAAGGCCAAGTTCGGGTCAAAGGGCGCCCTGCACTCCCCGGTGGGTTCGGCCCACAGCTTTGATCTTCAG GTGGCTAATTGGCGGATGGAGCGCCTGGAAGTGGACTCCAAGTCCAACTCCGATGAGGAATTCTTCGACTGTTTGG ACACCAACGAGACCAACTCCCTGGCCAAGTGGAGCTCCCTGGAGCTGTTGGGCGAGGGTGATGACAGCCCGCCGCCACATGGTGGTCCTTCCAGTGCCGGATCCTCGGAAGGACGTGGCAACTCCCGGCAGGAGGACAGCATCTTCAACCAGGACTTCCTGATGCGCGTCGCCTCGGAGCGGGGCAACAAGCGCCAGCTCCGCTCCTCGGCCAGTGTGGATCGCAGCCATGACTCCTCGCCGCCGGGCTCTCCCAGCACCCCGTCGTGCCCCACCACCATCCTGATCCTGGTGGTCCATGCCGGTTCCGTGCTGGACGCCGCCAGTGAGCTGACAGCCAAGAAATCGGACGTTACCACCTTCCGGGGCTCCTTTGAGGCGGTGATGCGTCAGCACTATCCCAGCCTGCTCACCCATGTGACCATTAAGATGGTGCCCTGCCCCTCGATCTGCACCGACGCCCTCGGCATCCTCTCCAGCCTGAGTCCCTACTCCTTTGACGCTTCGCCCTCCGCGGCGGATATACCCAATATAGCTGATGTGCCCATCGGAGCGATACCTCTGCTGTCGGTGGCCTCGCCGGAGTTCCAGGAGACGGTCAACAAGACGGTGGCCGCCGCTAACATAGTCTACCATGAATTCCTGAAATCGGAGGAGGGTCATGGCTTCTCTGGACAGATCGTGATGCTGGGCGATTCCATGGGCTCCCTGCTGGCCTACGAGGCTCTCTGCCGCTCCAATGGCAGCCAACCGGGCACGGCATCCAATTCCGGCGGCGATGCCTCCAGCACCACGAATGTCAATCCCCATAATCTCCTCTCCGCTCGCCACTCGCGCTTGGATGACGAGGAGCGCTTCATAGAGGCCGACCTGGATGCGAAGAGGCTTCTGGTGGCGCCATCACCTCGGCGACGACgctccagctcctccagcgACTCGCGGGCCATCAAGCTGGACTTTGATGTGTGCGACTTCTTCATGTTCGGCTCCCCGCTGTCCGTCGTCCTGGCCGCCCGGAAGCTGCACGACTCCAAGGCCGCTTTGACACGGCCCAACTGCCACCAGGTCTACAATCTTTTCCATCCAACTGATCCGATTGCCTCGCGTCTGGAGCCGCTACTCAGTGCCCGGTTCTCCATCCTGGCGCCGGTTAATGTGCCCCGCTACGCCAAGTATCCTTTGGGAAATGGTCAGCCACTGCATTTAT TGGAGGTGATCCAGTCACATCCGCAGCACTTCAACGATGGCAACCACCTCCTGGCCGGCAGGCGGCTATCCGATGCCTCCATGCAGAGCACCATATCGGGTCTGATTGAGAATGTCTCCCTAAGCACTATCCACTCCC TTCAAAACAAGTGGTGGGGCACCAAGCGTTTGGATTACGCTCTTTACTGCCCCGAGGGACTGAGCAACTTCCCGGCCCACGCCTTGCCCCATCTCTTCCACGCCAGCTACTGGGAGAGCCCGGACGTGATCGCCTTCATCCTGCGCCAGATCGGCAAGTTCGAGGGCATCCCGTTCGTGGGCTCCAATGACGACAAGGACAACGCCGCCTTCCATCCGGGCCAGCCGCGAGAGAAGTGGATCAAGAAGCGCACCTCTGTGAAGCTGAAAAATGTGGCCGCCAATCATCGGGCCAACGATGTGATCGTCCAGGAGGGCAGGGAGCAGCGACTCAACGCCAGGTTCATGTACGGGCCGCTGGACATGATCACCCTGCACGGAGAGAAGGTGGATGTGCACATCATGAAGGATCCGCCAGCGGGCGAGTGGACTTTCCTCAGCACCGAGGTGACCGACAAGAACGGCCGCATATCCTACTCCATTCCCGACCAGGTCTCCCTCGGCTACGGCATCTATCCGGTGAAGATGGTGGTCCGTGGCGATCACACCTCCGTGGACTGCTATATGGCGGTGGTGCCGCCTTTAACCGAATGTGTGGTCTTCAGCATTGATGGATCCTTCACCGCGTCCATGTCGGTGACGGGCAGAGATCCCAAGGTGCGAGCTGGAGCCGTGGACGTCTGCCGGCACTGGCAGGAGCTGGGCTACCTGCTCATCTACATCACTGGGCGACCGGATATGCAGCAGCAGCGCGTCGTCTCCTGGCTGAGCCAGCACAACTTCCCCCACGGCCTGATCTCGTTCGCCGACGGCCTGTCCACCGATCCGCTGGGCCACAAGACGGCCTATCTCAACAATCTGGTCCAGAACCACGGAATCTCAATCACAGCCGCCTACGGCAGCAGCAAGGATATTAGTGTCTACACGAATGTTGGCATGCGACCGGATCAGATATTTATTGTGGGAAAG GTAAGCAAGAAGCTGCAATCCAATGCCACCGTGCTCAGTGACGGCTATGCCGCCCACCTGGCCGGATTGCAGGCGGTGGGCGGGTCCCGTCCGGCCAAGGGGAATGCCCGGATGGTGATACCCAGGGGCTGTTTCAACCTACCCGGCCAGACGGCCAATCCGCGACGCCGAAG